A genomic window from Silene latifolia isolate original U9 population chromosome Y, ASM4854445v1, whole genome shotgun sequence includes:
- the LOC141627739 gene encoding uncharacterized protein LOC141627739 has protein sequence MSVTTYYGKLKLLWDALAIHKPPVSCKCGRCTCEISSQAVQRLDNERLHQFFMGLDPSFYGTLHNQQFQLDPLPTPNRGYHVVLQVESWLLGDASASSDASDVMAFAIPGASRISADLKALHWWGSRPRTLAEFRRSKGLSASSGVSSASGGSGASTSGTNSLVRANVVHTAASITSSDCLSGKCISWIIDTGASNHVTGDLSLLTDCTVIPPRPVGLPNGHRILAAKMETVCISDQITLRRVLFIPNMTCNLISVSQLTNDADYTLQFAKDSCLIHDRSSRMMIGVGELQDGLYFSKTRGDKFEPRSRRCIFLGYPHNKKGWKVYDLETDTFLVSHDVHFYEDKFPFSDSSTPIPPIEPTDLLYDDDLATSSQEPPTPTSPTTPDPTSTSSPLTVEEVTTDPESSGQEASAVNEMGHGHRVKIPNSRLRDYVLTSTDNPSSPSSPTYAPSSSGTPYALANFVNCHKFSSRHRSFLTAVTAGTEPPSFHVAIRDDGWCKAMQEEINALKNNGTWELSDLPHGKKALGCRWVNKIKYKLDGTIERLKARLVVFGNHEVEGIDYGEIFVHVVKIVTIRTFLAVAAVKKWELHQNECAKCFFTWGFKLRSLYETPSRVPSGA, from the exons ATGTCAGTTACTACGTACTATGGCAAATTAAAATTGCTATGGGATGCTCTTGCTATTCATAAGCCTCCTGTCTCGTGTAAATGTGGTAGATGCACCTGTGAAATTTCGTCCCAAGCTGTTCAGCGTCTTGACAATGAACGACTTCATCAATTTTTTATGGGTCTTGATCCTAGTTTTTACGGAACCCTTCATAATCAACAATTCCAACTCGACCCGTTACCCACTCCCAATCGCGGGTATCACGTCGTACTGCAGGTCGAGAGTTGGCTTCTGGGTGATGCCTCGGCCTCCTCGGATGCGTCCGATGTTATGGCATTTGCCATACCTGGTGCTTCCCGGATCTCTGCCGACTTGAAAGCTCTCC ATTGGTGGGGTAGTCGGCCCCGCACATTAGCTGAATTCCGTCGAAGCAAAGGTCTTAGTGCCAGTTCTGGTGTGAGTAGTGCTTCTGGTGGGTCTGGTGCAAGCACTTCGGGCACTAACTCGCTTGTTCGCGCTAATGTCGTCCATACTGCTGCTTCAATTACCTCCTCGGATTGCTTGTCTGGTAAGTGTATATCTTGGATTATTGATACCGGAGCTTCTAACCATGTCACAGGTGACTTGTCCCTCTTGACGGATTGTACTGTGATTCCTCCACGACCCGTTGGGCTGCCTAATGGGCATCGTATATTAGCCGCTAAAATGGAGACCGTGTGCATCAGTGATCAGATTACTCTTCGTCGGGTTTTATTTATTCCCAATATGACTTGTAATTTAATCTCTGTATCACAATTAACAAATGATGCTGATTATACTTTACAATTTGCTAAGGATTCTTGTCTCATACATGACCGTTCTTCGAGGATGATGATTGGAGTCGGTGAGCTGCAAGATGGACTGTACTTCTCG AAAACTCGTGGAGATAAATTTGAACCTCGCAGTCGTCGATGTATTTTTCTTGGCTACCCTCATAATAAGAAGGGCTGGAAGGTTTATGATCTCGAGACAGACACTTTCCTTGTCTCTCATGATGTACATTTCTATGAGGACAAGTTTCCATTTTCCGATTCCAGTACTCCTATTCCACCAATTGAACCAACGGACCTTCTTTATGATGATGACTTGGCTACCTCCTCACAAGAACCCCCTACACCCACCAGTCCCACCACGCCTGATCCCACCTCGACTTCTAGTCCTCTCACGGTAGAAGAGGTCACGACGGACCCTGAGTCCTCTGGTCAGGAAGCCTCGGCTGTGAATGAAATGGGTCATGGTCATCGGGTCAAAATTCCAAATTCTAGGCTGCGTGACTATGTTCTCACTAGCACCGACAATCCATCTTCACCTAGCTCACCGACATATGCTCCATCATCTTCAGGTACTCCTTACGCTTTAGCAAATTTCGTTAATTGTCATAAATTCTCTAGTCGGCATCGTTCTTTCCTTACAGCTGTCACTGCCGGTACCGAACCTCCATCATTTCACGTTGCCATCCGTGACGATGGTTGGTGTAAAGCAATGCAGGAAGAAATTAACGCTCTCAAAAACAATGGTACTTGGGAATTATCCGATCTTCCCCATGGCAAGAAAGCTCTTGGTTGTCGTTGGGTCAATAAGATCAAATATAAGTTAGATGGCACTATTGAAAGGCTCAAAGCTCGTCTTGTTGTGTTTGGCAATCATGAAGTCGAAGGTATTGATTATGGGGAAATATTTGTTCATGTCGTTAAGATAGTTACCATACGCACTTTTCTAGCAGTAGCCGCTGTCAAGAAATGGGAATTGCATCAAAATGAATGTGCAAAATGCTTTTTTACATGGGGATTTAAATTAAGAAGTCTATATGAAACTCCCTCCCGGGTTCCATCGGGGGCATGA